A region from the uncultured Draconibacterium sp. genome encodes:
- a CDS encoding 1-acyl-sn-glycerol-3-phosphate acyltransferase: MKGISIFLLKLMGWKTVGEKAPDNKCIIIGAPHTSAWDFVISWLFYTSKGAVANVLIKKEFFFWPLGYFIKKMGGLPIDRSKGANVIRQTINLINTNEYVHLALTPEGTRSLNKRWKAGFHIIAKETGIPVYLGYFDWGRKEISIGEKFELSDDARQDIRRMKDFYREKGIKGKFPELFSTEY, translated from the coding sequence GTGAAAGGAATAAGTATATTTTTATTAAAATTAATGGGGTGGAAAACAGTTGGTGAAAAAGCTCCTGACAACAAATGTATAATTATTGGGGCGCCACATACCAGTGCATGGGATTTTGTTATTTCGTGGTTATTCTACACCTCGAAGGGTGCAGTGGCCAACGTTTTAATTAAAAAAGAATTTTTCTTTTGGCCCTTGGGTTATTTTATAAAAAAAATGGGCGGTTTACCCATTGACCGTTCAAAAGGTGCCAATGTTATACGACAAACCATAAATCTAATTAATACGAACGAGTATGTACACCTGGCCTTAACTCCTGAAGGAACAAGGAGTTTAAATAAAAGGTGGAAAGCCGGATTTCATATTATTGCTAAAGAAACAGGAATACCCGTGTACCTGGGATATTTTGATTGGGGCCGAAAAGAAATTTCGATTGGTGAGAAATTTGAACTCTCGGATGATGCCCGGCAAGATATTAGAAGAATGAAGGATTTTTACCGGGAGAAAGGAATTAAAGGTAAATTTCCTGAACTATTTTCAACTGAATATTAG